A window of Zingiber officinale cultivar Zhangliang chromosome 5A, Zo_v1.1, whole genome shotgun sequence contains these coding sequences:
- the LOC121982695 gene encoding protein DETOXIFICATION 52-like, with amino-acid sequence MRNTTPSVSMAPSDEKNVLLSPGHIYLAIVPRLSSQSRLGDDIKEQGTSGEEKSFPPPEEMLKEAASLFRLSLPIALTALLLYVRSVVSMLFLGSLGDLPLAAGSLAIAFANITGYSVLSGLSLGMEPLCSQAFGANQPRLMRLTFHRSVLFLLCSSLPIALLWLNMSRILLFLRQDPEITALAQDYLLFALPDLLCFSVIHPLRIYLRSQGVTRPLTTAAAIAAAVHLPANFLLVIHLGLGAPGVAAATAASNLALVLCLLPLVPLGPTTECLSGWGPLARLAAPSCASVCLEWWWYELMILLCGLLPDPRASVASMGVLIQTTSLVYVFPSSLGFGVSARVGNELGAHRPARARVSATISVLLAAAMGLAAMCFSAAVRERWGQMFTDDADILRLTAAALPIVGLCELGNCPQTVGCGVLRGSARPSRAAHVNLSAFYLVGMPVAVGLGFWLGMGFVGLWMGLLAAQVCCAGLMLHAVGTTDWEAQAQRAQMLTRATATAAVSAPPEPAVPEEVKVKEQVAQNRGEEGRLYYEPLFSIKVYELEKMKPAI; translated from the coding sequence ATGCGCAACACGACGCCGTCCGTCTCAATGGCCCCATCCGACGAGAAGAATGTTCTTCTCTCGCCCGGCCATATCTACCTCGCTATAGTCCCTCGCCTTTCTAGCCAATCGAGGCTTGGCGATGATATTAAAGAGCAGGGAACTTCCGGTGAGGAGAAATCGTTTCCGCCGCCGGAGGAGATGCTGAAGGAAGCTGCCTCACTCTTCCGTCTCTCTTTACCCATTGCGCTTACGGCGCTGCTGCTCTACGTGCGCTCGGTCGTGTCCATGCTGTTCCTGGGCTCGCTGGGTGACCTCCCCCTGGCCGCTGGCTCCCTCGCCATCGCCTTCGCCAACATCACCGGCTACTCCGTCCTGTCGGGGCTTTCGCTCGGCATGGAACCGCTCTGCTCGCAGGCGTTCGGCGCCAACCAGCCGCGCCTCATGAGGCTGACCTTCCACCGTTCCGTTCTCTTTCTCCTCTGCTCCTCGTTGCCTATCGCGCTGCTCTGGCTCAACATGTCGCGGATCCTGCTCTTCCTCCGGCAGGACCCGGAGATCACCGCGCTGGCTCAGGATTACCTCCTGTTCGCGCTCCCGGACCTCCTCTGCTTCTCCGTCATACACCCACTCCGGATCTACCTACGGTCGCAGGGCGTCACTCGGCCGCTCACTACCGCGGCCGCCATCGCCGCCGCCGTCCACCTACCGGCCAATTTCCTCCTCGTGATCCACCTTGGCCTGGGTGCGCCCGGCGTGGCCGCGGCCACCGCTGCCTCTAACCTCGCGCTTGTCCTCTGCCTCCTCCCGCTCGTGCCCCTCGGGCCCACCACGGAGTGCCTCTCGGGATGGGGCCCGCTGGCCCGCCTCGCCGCCCCCAGTTGCGCCTCCGTGTGCCTCGAGTGGTGGTGGTACGAGCTTATGATTCTCCTCTGCGGCCTCCTCCCGGACCCCCGTGCCTCCGTCGCCTCCATGGGCGTTCTCATCCAGACCACCTCCCTCGTCTACGTCTTCCCATCCTCCCTCGGCTTCGGCGTCTCTGCTCGCGTCGGGAACGAGCTCGGAGCCCACCGCCCTGCGCGCGCGCGCGTCTCTGCGACCATTTCCGTGCTCCTCGCCGCCGCCATGGGCCTCGCCGCGATGTGCTTCTCCGCCGCTGTCAGGGAGCGATGGGGCCAGATGTTCACTGACGACGCTGACATCCTGCGGCTGACGGCAGCGGCGCTGCCGATCGTGGGGCTATGCGAGCTCGGCAACTGCCCGCAGACCGTCGGATGCGGTGTCCTGCGCGGCAGCGCGCGCCCGTCGCGCGCTGCGCACGTCAACCTGAGCGCCTTCTACCTCGTAGGGATGCCGGTTGCCGTCGGACTGGGATTCTGGCTTGGAATGGGCTTCGTCGGGCTGTGGATGGGCCTCCTCGCGGCCCAAGTATGCTGCGCCGGCCTCATGCTTCACGCCGTAGGGACCACCGACTGGGAGGCGCAGGCTCAACGGGCCCAGATGCTGACGCGTGCGACCGCTACCGCAGCCGTCTCGGCTCCGCCGGAGCCGGCGGTGCCGGAGGAAGTGAAGGTAAAGGAACAGGTGGCGCAGAACCGGGGGGAGGAGGGCAGATTGTATTATGAGCCACTGTTTTCGATCaaggtgtatgagttggagaagATGAAACCGGCTATCTAG